From Streptomyces sp. TLI_105, the proteins below share one genomic window:
- a CDS encoding GuaB1 family IMP dehydrogenase-related protein gives MRFLNDVKPPYDLTYDDVFMVPSRSAVGSRQAVDLSSPDGTGTTIPLVVANMTAIAGRRMAETVARRGGLVVIPQDIPIEVVTDVISWVKSRHHVLDTPIVLEPHQTVADALSLLPKRAHDAGVVVDENRRPVGVVTDADLSGVDRFTQLSEVMSKDLLLLDADIDPREAFNTLDAHNRRYAPAVDAEGKLVGILTRKGALRATLYSPAVDAQGRLRIAAAVGINGDVAGKAKQLLDAGVDTLVIDTAHGHQESMISAIRTVRALDPQVPIVAGNIVAAEGVKDLIEAGADIIKVGVGPGAMCTTRMMTGVGRPQFSAVLECAAEAKKYGKHVWADGGVRHPRDVAMALAAGASNVMIGSWFAGTYESPGDLQHDAKGRAYKESFGMASARAVRNRTSDESAYDRARKALFEEGISTSRMFLDPQRPGVEDLIDSIIAGVRSSCTYAGAASLAEFEEKSVVGIQSAAGYAEGKPLHASWS, from the coding sequence GTGCGTTTCCTCAATGACGTCAAGCCGCCCTACGACCTGACGTACGACGATGTGTTCATGGTGCCGAGCCGCTCGGCCGTCGGTTCCCGCCAGGCCGTGGACCTCTCCTCCCCCGACGGGACCGGGACGACGATCCCGCTCGTCGTGGCCAACATGACCGCCATCGCCGGCCGCCGGATGGCCGAGACCGTCGCCCGCCGCGGCGGCCTGGTCGTCATCCCGCAGGACATCCCGATCGAGGTCGTCACCGACGTCATCTCGTGGGTGAAGAGCCGCCACCACGTGCTGGACACCCCGATCGTCCTCGAGCCGCACCAGACCGTCGCCGACGCGCTCTCCCTGCTCCCGAAGCGCGCCCACGACGCCGGTGTCGTCGTCGACGAGAACCGCCGCCCGGTGGGCGTCGTCACCGACGCCGACCTCTCCGGCGTGGACCGCTTCACGCAGCTCTCCGAGGTCATGTCCAAGGACCTGCTGCTCCTGGACGCCGACATCGACCCGCGCGAGGCCTTCAACACCCTCGACGCCCACAACCGCCGCTACGCCCCGGCCGTGGACGCGGAGGGCAAGCTCGTCGGCATCCTCACCCGCAAGGGCGCCCTGCGCGCGACCCTGTACTCCCCGGCCGTCGACGCCCAGGGACGGCTCCGCATCGCCGCCGCCGTCGGCATCAACGGCGACGTGGCCGGCAAGGCCAAGCAGCTGCTCGACGCGGGCGTCGACACGCTCGTCATCGACACCGCGCACGGCCACCAGGAGTCGATGATCAGCGCGATCCGCACCGTGCGGGCGCTCGACCCGCAGGTCCCGATCGTCGCGGGCAACATCGTCGCCGCCGAGGGCGTCAAGGACCTCATCGAGGCGGGCGCGGACATCATCAAGGTCGGTGTCGGCCCCGGCGCCATGTGCACCACCCGCATGATGACCGGCGTCGGCCGGCCGCAGTTCTCCGCCGTCCTGGAGTGCGCCGCCGAGGCGAAGAAGTACGGCAAGCACGTCTGGGCCGACGGCGGTGTCCGTCACCCGCGCGACGTCGCCATGGCGCTCGCCGCCGGCGCGTCCAACGTGATGATCGGCTCCTGGTTCGCCGGGACGTACGAGTCCCCAGGCGACCTCCAGCACGACGCCAAGGGCCGTGCCTACAAGGAGTCCTTCGGCATGGCCTCGGCCCGCGCCGTCCGCAACCGGACCTCCGACGAGTCCGCCTACGACCGCGCCCGCAAGGCGCTGTTCGAGGAGGGCATCTCCACCTCCCGCATGTTCCTCGACCCGCAGCGTCCGGGCGTCGAGGACCTGATCGACTCGATCATCGCGGGCGTCCGCTCCTCCTGCACCTACGCCGGTGCGGCCTCGCTCGCCGAGTTCGAGGAGAAGTCGGTGGTCGGCATCCAGTCCGCGGCGGGCTACGCCGAGGGCAAGCCCCTGCACGCCAGCTGGAGCTAG
- a CDS encoding TetR/AcrR family transcriptional regulator has product MPTGVALHDVRGQLFDAAERVLVREGPSALTSRAVTLEAGCAKGVLHRHFADFDDFLAELVRDRVARIDGHAAALRESAGTGTVTDNLTRVLPDLFDPVAVAVVSLVTSRDGLRARLREARPVGVPILTDAATAIASYLTAERELGRIAEDADVGTLAPTLIGAAHMLFADRQGVPPEAEDIGKVVNAVIAGVR; this is encoded by the coding sequence GTGCCCACGGGAGTAGCCCTCCACGACGTACGCGGCCAATTGTTCGATGCTGCTGAACGCGTACTGGTCCGGGAGGGGCCGAGCGCGCTCACCAGCCGGGCGGTCACCCTGGAGGCGGGCTGCGCCAAGGGCGTCCTGCACCGGCACTTCGCGGACTTCGACGACTTCCTCGCCGAGCTCGTACGGGACCGCGTCGCCCGTATCGACGGTCATGCCGCCGCCCTGCGCGAGTCCGCCGGAACCGGCACCGTCACCGACAACCTCACCCGGGTGCTGCCGGACCTGTTCGATCCGGTCGCGGTGGCGGTCGTCAGCCTCGTCACCTCCCGGGACGGCCTGCGCGCCCGACTGCGCGAGGCCAGGCCCGTCGGTGTCCCGATCCTGACCGATGCCGCGACCGCGATCGCCTCCTACCTCACGGCCGAGCGCGAACTCGGCCGCATCGCCGAGGACGCCGACGTCGGCACCCTCGCTCCCACCCTCATCGGCGCCGCGCACATGCTGTTCGCCGACCGGCAAGGCGTCCCGCCCGAGGCCGAAGACATCGGCAAGGTCGTGAACGCGGTCATCGCCGGCGTCCGGTGA
- a CDS encoding GDSL-type esterase/lipase family protein has translation MQWLDPTPFLRGTAWLDGDRPVRADPDDLARLPWDIAERAALPIGVRIEFTAAPGTRAVELRYRATVPEPGDPLHGLRHCFALWQGTRLVGETCAAPAPEAVVRLPLPPGGGVFTVHLPEGQAPLPLALRAVGGALSPAPARPRWLVHGDSITEGWWSTRPANSWPATAGRLLGLDPVNLGYAGGARGELPLAEQLARLPGEVITLAFGTNCWSRVPATADWLYATVRAFVGLVRRGHPETPLLIVSPVLRPEAEHTRNALGATLTELRRAMERAARDLAAEGDPHLLLLPGRPLLGPEHLADGLHPNDAGHARLARAVAAALRGALKT, from the coding sequence GTGCAGTGGCTCGACCCGACACCGTTCCTGCGCGGCACGGCCTGGCTGGACGGCGACCGGCCCGTACGCGCCGACCCCGACGACCTCGCACGGCTGCCGTGGGACATCGCCGAACGGGCGGCGCTGCCCATCGGCGTACGGATCGAGTTCACGGCCGCGCCCGGCACGCGCGCGGTGGAGCTCCGCTACCGGGCGACCGTCCCAGAGCCCGGCGACCCCCTGCACGGGCTGCGGCACTGCTTCGCCCTCTGGCAGGGCACCCGGCTCGTCGGCGAGACGTGCGCCGCCCCGGCCCCCGAGGCCGTCGTCAGGCTCCCGCTGCCCCCGGGCGGCGGTGTGTTCACCGTCCACCTCCCGGAGGGCCAGGCGCCCCTGCCGCTCGCCCTGCGGGCCGTCGGCGGCGCCCTCTCCCCCGCCCCGGCCCGGCCCCGCTGGCTCGTCCACGGCGACTCGATCACCGAGGGCTGGTGGTCGACCCGCCCCGCGAACTCCTGGCCCGCGACGGCCGGGCGGCTCCTCGGCCTCGACCCGGTCAACCTGGGGTACGCGGGCGGGGCCAGGGGGGAGCTGCCCCTGGCCGAGCAGCTGGCGCGGCTCCCGGGCGAGGTCATCACCCTCGCCTTCGGCACCAACTGCTGGTCCCGGGTGCCCGCCACCGCCGACTGGCTCTACGCGACCGTCCGCGCCTTCGTGGGCCTGGTCCGCCGGGGCCACCCGGAGACCCCGCTGCTGATCGTCTCCCCGGTCCTGCGCCCCGAGGCGGAACACACCCGCAACGCCCTCGGGGCCACGCTCACGGAGCTGCGCCGGGCGATGGAACGAGCGGCCCGGGACCTCGCGGCGGAAGGCGACCCCCACCTCCTGCTCCTCCCGGGCCGCCCGCTCCTGGGCCCGGAGCACCTGGCGGACGGCCTCCACCCGAACGACGCGGGGCACGCGCGCCTGGCCCGCGCGGTGGCGGCGGCGCTACGCGGCGCCCTGAAGACCTGA
- a CDS encoding bifunctional 2-polyprenyl-6-hydroxyphenol methylase/3-demethylubiquinol 3-O-methyltransferase UbiG, which produces MPTLPPERAPRPPASHENRQVAESFGSDAERYDRARPGYPTALVDRILTVAPGRDVLDVGCGTGIVARQFAAAGCRVLGVDVDARMADLARRRGLDVEVAAFETWDPAGRRFDAVVSGQTWHWVDPVAGAAKAAQALRPHGVLALFWNAGRPQPDVAEAVAEVYRRVVPDSLAARQGAVSAVDAYAALCGKAVAGVRKADGYADPEQWRFDWERVYTRDEWLDQLPTQGAFTRLPQAALAEVLTGVGAAIDAAGGRFTMHYATLAVTTVRSDPA; this is translated from the coding sequence ATGCCCACTCTACCGCCGGAGCGAGCTCCTCGCCCGCCCGCATCTCATGAGAACCGACAGGTGGCGGAGTCGTTCGGTTCGGATGCCGAACGCTATGACCGGGCTCGCCCCGGCTACCCCACAGCGCTGGTGGACCGGATCCTCACCGTCGCACCCGGCCGCGACGTCCTGGACGTCGGCTGCGGCACCGGCATCGTGGCCCGGCAGTTCGCAGCGGCCGGATGCCGGGTGCTCGGCGTCGACGTCGACGCCCGCATGGCCGACCTGGCACGCCGGCGTGGACTCGACGTCGAGGTGGCGGCGTTCGAGACCTGGGATCCGGCAGGCCGGCGGTTCGACGCCGTCGTCTCCGGACAGACCTGGCACTGGGTGGACCCGGTCGCCGGAGCCGCCAAGGCGGCACAGGCCCTGCGTCCCCACGGTGTGCTCGCCCTCTTCTGGAACGCGGGCCGGCCCCAGCCCGACGTGGCGGAGGCGGTCGCCGAGGTCTATCGCCGGGTCGTGCCCGACTCGCTCGCCGCACGGCAGGGGGCGGTGTCGGCCGTGGACGCGTACGCGGCGCTGTGCGGCAAGGCGGTCGCCGGGGTAAGGAAGGCGGACGGGTACGCCGACCCCGAGCAGTGGCGGTTCGACTGGGAACGGGTCTACACCCGGGACGAGTGGCTGGATCAGCTGCCCACCCAGGGCGCCTTCACCCGGCTCCCGCAGGCCGCACTCGCGGAAGTGCTGACAGGCGTCGGCGCGGCCATCGACGCGGCAGGGGGCAGGTTCACGATGCACTACGCCACGCTTGCCGTCACCACGGTACGAAGCGACCCCGCCTGA